In one window of Hevea brasiliensis isolate MT/VB/25A 57/8 chromosome 10, ASM3005281v1, whole genome shotgun sequence DNA:
- the LOC110650928 gene encoding transcription factor bHLH25-like gives MEISSAKWLSELGMEDPAFNHQYQMNPLDYPIDDLDFQFSPKSYSTNDQIFNPQPVQNFSCAPIETSQRPRKHQKTNSWNSCTTEQITSKPPPSSSSRIISFQNSNSSAATSHQLYGLDPTTVKPKTEVGSNGNINYTSSLFCQGSFEEYGQGTNKKAGPLSRSPLHAQDHVIAERKRREKLSQRFIALSAVVAGLKKMDKASVLGDAIKYLKNLQERVKTLEEQAAKKTMESVVFVKKSQVYVDDESSSTDEKSDGCSDQPLPEIEARVSDKDVLIRVHCEKQKGCLLKILSELEKLHLNVINSSVLPFGNSTLDVTFVAQMDVDFSMTVKDLVRNLRQVLLGYM, from the exons ATGGAAATCTCATCGGCCAAATGGTTATCTGAACTG GGAATGGAAGATCCGGCTTTTAACCATCAATACCAAATGAACCCTCTTGATTACCCAATTGATGATCTTGATTTCCAGTTCTCTCCTAAGAGTTACTCAACGAATGACCAAATCTTCAATCCCCAACCCGTGCAAAACTTTAGCTGTGCACCCATTGAAACTTCTCAAAGGCCAAGAAAACACCAAAAGACCAATAGTTGGAACTCTTGCACCACTGAACAAATCACTTCAAAGCCTCCTCCATCTTCCTCTTCTCGCATTATCTCTTTCCAGAACTCCAATTCATCTGCAGCTACTTCTCATCAGTTGTATGGCTTGGACCCAACAACTGTAAAGCCTAAGACTGAAGTGGGgtctaatggaaacataaattacACCTCTAGTTTGTTCTGTCAGGGTTCCTTTGAGGAATATGGACAAGGTACCAACAAGAAGGCTGGTCCATTGAGTAGGTCTCCTTTACATGCGCAAGATCATGTGATAGCGGAGAGAAAGCGCCGCGAAAAGCTTAGCCAGAGATTCATAGCTCTTTCAGCTGTTGTTGCTGGCCTGAAGAAG ATGGACAAAGCTTCTGTTCTTGGAGACGCTATTAAGTACTTGAAGAATTTACAAGAACGCGTAAAGACACTCGAGGAACAAGCTGCCAAGAAAACTATGGAATCAGTAGTTTTCGTGAAGAAATCACAGGTATATGTGGACGACGAGTCGTCCTCAACCGATGAGAAATCCGATGGCTGCAGCGACCAACCGCTCCCAGAAATAGAAGCAAGAGTTTCAGACAAGGATGTTCTCATTAGAGTCCACTGCGAAAAGCAGAAGGGATGCCTACTGAAAATACTAAGTGAATTGGAAAAACTTCATCTAAATGTCATCAACAGTAGTGTCTTGCCATTCGGAAATTCCACCCTTGATGTAACTTTTGTTGCCCag ATGGACGTTGATTTCTCCATGACAGTGAAGGATCTCGTGAGAAACCTAAGACAAGTTCTACTAGGGTACATGTAA